Part of the Bacteroidota bacterium genome is shown below.
TGGCTGCACCCATTACTGCATACTGTGGCCCAATTCTCTTTGTCGGATTGATAGTACCGCATATCAGCAGGGGCGTTTTTAATACGTCGGACCACCGCATTCTGATGCCGGCTGTTTTGCTGGTCGGCGCCTGCCTGGGCCTGGGAGCAGATCTCTTTGTCCATCTGCCCTGGGAACGCCATTTTTTGCATTTGAATGCAGTGAATGCGCTTATCGGCGCACCCATTGTTATCTGGGTTATTCTTCGCAACAAGCATATGCGCAGCCTGGCTGTTTAACGGATACGAGCATGTTATCAATCGAACAACTCACCATAGGGTATAAAGCATCCCGGACAGCACCAACGGTAGTTGCAGCATCCATTAACCTGACGTTGAATGAAGGGGAACTGGTTTGTTTGCTGGGGCCCAATGGCGCCGGTAAATCAACGTTGATGCGAACCATTTCGGGGATGCAGGATCCATTGGCCGGCCGCGTGTTGATCGATGGTGATGACATGCATGCGATGCCGGCAAGAGAGCGTGCCAAGCGGTTGAGTGTCGTTTTAACCGAGCGTGTGGATTCAGGCTTACTCTCCGTCTATGCACTGGTTGGCCTGGGCCGCTACCCGCATACCAACTGGTCGGGCACACTGGTCGATAAAGACCATGATGTAATACAGTGGGCGATTCAAGCGGTAGGGGCCGAGGAACTGGCGCATCGTAATATCAGCGACCTCAGTGATGGAGAACGGCAGAAGGTGATGATGGCGCGTGCGCTGGCACAAGAGCCCCGGATGATGGTGCTGGACGAGATAACAGCCTTTTTAGACCTGCCGCGGCGAGTAGAAATGATGCGCTTGTTGCGAAAACTGGCGCGCGAGACCAACCGGGCCATTTTGTTATCTACGCACGATTTGGATCTTGCCTTACGCAGTGGTGACCGCATCTGGCTGTTGCCGAAAGGCGGAACTGTGCAAACTGGCGCACCTGAAGACCTGGTGCTCAATGGGGCTTTTGAAGAGGCGTTTGCAAGCGAAGGGGTTGATTTCGACAGGGAAGAAGGCGCTTTTCGGGTTCATCATGCTTTCAGGGGAGGGGTGAGTCTGGCCGGCGAAGGCATGTTACGCTATTGGACACAGCGCGCCATCGAACGCGAAGGCTTGCAGATTAAAGACATTGGTGCTGACGACACCTGGCATGTCGCCGTGAAAAACACGGGGCAGCACCCGATTTGGACATTGGAAAATGGCACAGACCGACACGAATACCGCGACCTCATAGGGTTAACCGCACACCTGAGAACCATTCAGCACCATTAAAGACGAGGTCGCGATCTGTTCTGCTGGCATAATGCGACCATTCATACTTCGAAAAACATGTTTTTGGGCATAGATATAAAGATATGAACGACAATAACATGAGGTGGTGGCGCATCAAGAGAATATCCCTGTGCGCCAATTTATTCTGCTGGATTTTAGTGGGATCAGCCTACGCCCAGGATGCTACTTTACAGGCCCATCGGTTGCTATCTGCGCCAGACATAGACGGCCGGCTTGATGATACTGCATGGCAAGACGTGCCCGCTTTCGCTGGATTTAAACAAGTAGAACCCAACAATGGCGAAGCGGCCGGCATGGAGACCCTTGTTTGGCTTGGGTTTGACGATCGCTACCTGTACGTCGCCGCACAAATGGCAGATACCGCTGGCGCTGGCGGTGTACGTGTACCGGATTTACGTCGCGATTTTGATTGGGGTGAAAATGACGTCTTTGGCCTTGTACTGGATCCTTTTGGTGATGCGAGAAACGCCGTTTCATTTCAGGTAACCCCAATGGGTACGCAACGGGATTTGCTTGTAGCAAATGGAAGGCAATTCAACACTGAGTGGGATGCTGTTTGGCAGGTACGTACGGAAGTGAATGCCGACGGTTGGACAGCAGAGCTGGCTATTCCGTGGGCTACCTTGCGGTACCCGGACAAGTCGACGCCTGTGTGGGGGATCAATCTTGTTCGTAAAATACGCCGCTCTAACGAGATTCATGCCTGGCAACCCTATCCGCGTGCTTTGACGCCTTACTACATGGATTTTGCAGGGAAAGTGGAAGGTTTGGAGCCACCACCACCTGCCCGCAATGTCCGTGTGCAGCCTTATCTTACCGTAAATCAGAGCCAGGTTGGGGATGATTCTGATACACAGCCTGATGTAGGTGGAGAGCTAAAGTGGGCCATTACACCCAATACGGTGCTGGATCTCACTGTAAATACCGACTTTGCACAGGCCGACGCAGATCGCCAGGTGATCAACCTTACCCGCTTTTCTGTATTCTTTCCTGAGCGGCGCGCGTTTTTTCTGGAGAACGCTGAGCTTTTCCAAATTGGGAGTACGCTGGCTGTATTGCCGTTTTTTAGCCGCCGCATTGGCCTTGATAATGCCGGTCAGCCCATTCCTATTACCGCGGGTACCCGGTTTGTATCACGTACGGCGAACCGCAGTTTTGGTGGGATAGCTATGCGGCAACAGGAGCAAGGGGCAACGCCGGCACGGCTGTTTGGCGTTGGCCGTTATCTGCAAAATGTAGGGAAGCAGGGACGCATAGGAGGCCTGGTGACCTTGCGCCAAGATGCTGCACTGGAGGAGCAGTCCTCCGTGACAAATACGACGTTTACGCTTGATGGCTATGCCCGCCCAGGGACCTTCATTGCCAACTGGCTTGTATCGCGTTCTGCTACGGAAGGTGCCGGGGGAGATGGGGTCGCTGCTTACACCTGGCTCAGGAATCGGACGGCTTGGGGGTACGTTGGACATGTACAAAGCATTATCAGTGATGATTATAATGCAGGTATTGGGTTTGTGGGCCGGCGAAATCTTATTGTGACCAGTCCGGCTGTAACGCTTGATTTGCGGCCAGATTGGCGGCCGGCATTTGTGCGCAATTTTAATCCTGGTTTTACTGCTTTTGTGTACCATGAATACAATACGCGGCGCTTCCAGGAAGCCTTTGTATCCGTACGCCCCATAAACATGGTATTGCAGAGTGGGGCACAGGTTAGTCCGTATCTCCGCCTCAATTGGCAGCGCTTAAATG
Proteins encoded:
- a CDS encoding ABC transporter ATP-binding protein encodes the protein MLSIEQLTIGYKASRTAPTVVAASINLTLNEGELVCLLGPNGAGKSTLMRTISGMQDPLAGRVLIDGDDMHAMPARERAKRLSVVLTERVDSGLLSVYALVGLGRYPHTNWSGTLVDKDHDVIQWAIQAVGAEELAHRNISDLSDGERQKVMMARALAQEPRMMVLDEITAFLDLPRRVEMMRLLRKLARETNRAILLSTHDLDLALRSGDRIWLLPKGGTVQTGAPEDLVLNGAFEEAFASEGVDFDREEGAFRVHHAFRGGVSLAGEGMLRYWTQRAIEREGLQIKDIGADDTWHVAVKNTGQHPIWTLENGTDRHEYRDLIGLTAHLRTIQHH
- a CDS encoding DUF5916 domain-containing protein; translated protein: MGSAYAQDATLQAHRLLSAPDIDGRLDDTAWQDVPAFAGFKQVEPNNGEAAGMETLVWLGFDDRYLYVAAQMADTAGAGGVRVPDLRRDFDWGENDVFGLVLDPFGDARNAVSFQVTPMGTQRDLLVANGRQFNTEWDAVWQVRTEVNADGWTAELAIPWATLRYPDKSTPVWGINLVRKIRRSNEIHAWQPYPRALTPYYMDFAGKVEGLEPPPPARNVRVQPYLTVNQSQVGDDSDTQPDVGGELKWAITPNTVLDLTVNTDFAQADADRQVINLTRFSVFFPERRAFFLENAELFQIGSTLAVLPFFSRRIGLDNAGQPIPITAGTRFVSRTANRSFGGIAMRQQEQGATPARLFGVGRYLQNVGKQGRIGGLVTLRQDAALEEQSSVTNTTFTLDGYARPGTFIANWLVSRSATEGAGGDGVAAYTWLRNRTAWGYVGHVQSIISDDYNAGIGFVGRRNLIVTSPAVTLDLRPDWRPAFVRNFNPGFTAFVYHEYNTRRFQEAFVSVRPINMVLQSGAQVSPYLRLNWQRLNAEEAAGFRPLGLPISEGNYPFTQYGLYAASDLSRKVAGLVDFRAGPYFDGQITTATAYLQVAPFPHLAFRLDYTYNHISSLGEEALDATSHLIAPELRLALNPRLQVNAFYQYNTFSEQGAWNARFAWEFSPLSYLYLVFNDTRYFVDDVLRRDNPTRFLTQQQAIFKISYLRQL